The genomic segment GATATCCATCACCATGCCTCGATTCTTTTCGCAATTAACCAATCAGACCTGAACGAGCTACCCAATCCCCATAAAACACCACAAGGCCAACGAGTACCAGCAGCAGCTCAATCATCCAGAAACGCACCACAACTTTTGATTCATGCCAACCTTTAAGCTCGAAATGATGGTGTATCGGTGCCATTTTGAACACCCTCTTATGAGTCATCTTAAAGAAACCAACTTGGATTACATCTGATGCAGTCTCAATCACAAACAAACCACCGATTATCACAGCGAGCACTTCTGTATGTGTTGCAATCGATAATGCAGCAAACAATCCACCTAGAGACAATGATCCTGTATCACCCATAAAAATCGAGGCGGGATTAGTGTTGTACCACAAGAATCCGAAACAGGCCACTGCTGCACAAACCGCAATAATCGACAAATCGAGAGGATCTGAAACCGCATACGAATACCCAATGTGGTCACCTCCCTTAATATGGTAGCTTTCCCAAAAAGCAATAAGTCCATACCCAACGAAAGCAATCATCGAGCTTCCCGCAGCAAGACCATCGAGACCATCAGTTAAATTCACCGCATTAGACCACGCTGTCATCAACAGATTCACCCAGAGTACAAACAACACAGCAGCAAGTACTCGACCAGCAAAGTCAAACGTCAAAAATGGCTTTTCGATAAAAGAGATCCCAGCCTGAGCACTGGGGAAACCAGATTTGGTTGGAACCAACAGTGACAGCAGGGCATAAATAGTTGCTAATACAAACTGGCCAGCAAACTTCGCGCCAACGGAAAGACCTAAATTCTGCTTTTTCCTGACCTTCGCGAAATCATCAATGAACCCCAATAACCCCATCGACAGCATGGCAAACAGTACCAACAATGCCGACGATGAGGGTAAATCACCCCTGGAGCAATAACGATATAGCGCCGAACTCCCCCAGCCAAGCACTATTGCCAGATTAATGACCACACCGCCCATAATTGGGGTGCCTCGTTTAACCTGATGTGATTTCGGACCATCTTGGCGAATATATTGACCGTAATTAAGCTTATGAACTAGGCGAATGAGCAATGGCGTGCCAACAACGGTCACCACCAGCGAGACCAACATGCCAATAATCAGTGAAATCAACGAAGAACCCCGCTGTCTTGTTGTGATGCCGAAGCATTATCCCTTTGAACTTGCTCCCAACGTTCTGCCAAAGCACTCAACCCCGAAACATGCGAACCTTTGAGTAACACCACCATATCGTGATGCTCATGAGCCAGAGCAGTCACCAGTTCGTCGGCCTTGTTGGCGTCTGACGCATATTCCACACGA from the Bifidobacterium sp. genome contains:
- the mraY gene encoding phospho-N-acetylmuramoyl-pentapeptide-transferase, with translation MISLIIGMLVSLVVTVVGTPLLIRLVHKLNYGQYIRQDGPKSHQVKRGTPIMGGVVINLAIVLGWGSSALYRYCSRGDLPSSSALLVLFAMLSMGLLGFIDDFAKVRKKQNLGLSVGAKFAGQFVLATIYALLSLLVPTKSGFPSAQAGISFIEKPFLTFDFAGRVLAAVLFVLWVNLLMTAWSNAVNLTDGLDGLAAGSSMIAFVGYGLIAFWESYHIKGGDHIGYSYAVSDPLDLSIIAVCAAVACFGFLWYNTNPASIFMGDTGSLSLGGLFAALSIATHTEVLAVIIGGLFVIETASDVIQVGFFKMTHKRVFKMAPIHHHFELKGWHESKVVVRFWMIELLLVLVGLVVFYGDWVARSGLIG